In Myxococcus stipitatus, the following are encoded in one genomic region:
- the leuS gene encoding leucine--tRNA ligase — translation MAMNERYEPQAIEGKWQARWDEAGIFRAGKRPGAPKKYVLEMLPYPSGKMHMGHVRNYLIGDVYARYFLMRGFDVLHPMGWDAFGLPAENAAIKEGVHPAVRTAENIISFKKEMKSLGYSYDWEREVNTSAPEYYRWNQWFFIQMLERGLVYRRFSKVNWCTGCHTVIANEQVKDGVCERCSSPVVDREMPEWAFRITRYSQDLLDALDTLKEWPDRITSMQRNWIGRSDGAEADFRVQGHDATLRVFTTRLDTIYGCTYVVLAPDHKLVAQVTTPERRAEVDAFVKRMAAQSKTERLGEGTEKEGIFTGAHAINPFTGQVVPIWIANFVLSDYGTGAVMSVPAHDERDFAFARKYALPVKVVIQPATGDKLPAGEAMEAAYPEYGVLVDSGEYTGMTSEAARLAMAKKLEQDGRGKATVTFRQKDWGFSRQRYWGTPIPIVYCGKCDPERQGIPVPLDQLPVRLPEIDVQEVLTGKGEPPLAKVPSWVNTTCPKCGGPARREAETMDTFVDSCWYFARYLSPHYDAAPFDPKEAQRFLPVDIYVGGPEHAVMHLLYFRFWTRVMKLLGLSPVDEPVKRLITQGIVNGPDGRKMSKRWGNVVAPASIVQKYGADTARAYVMFAGPPERDFDWSDDQVEGVFRFLKRVWTLASSHHAAVAGATHAGPYEGKALEIRRAAHKGLKRVSEAIERLSFNTAIAGTMECVNALYATGTPETPAEKAAMAEAVRLLAVMLTPFAPHIADEIAEAYGSKELTVAQPWPDFDPALVVDDVIPYAVQVNGKLRAEIQVAANAAEADVRAAAEADERVQAAITGKTVRKFVFVPKRLVNFVVG, via the coding sequence ATGGCGATGAACGAGCGTTACGAGCCCCAGGCGATTGAAGGTAAGTGGCAGGCCCGTTGGGACGAGGCCGGCATCTTCCGGGCGGGTAAGCGCCCGGGCGCACCCAAGAAGTACGTGCTCGAGATGCTGCCGTACCCCAGTGGCAAGATGCACATGGGGCACGTCCGCAACTACCTCATCGGAGATGTGTACGCGCGCTACTTCCTGATGCGCGGCTTTGACGTGCTGCACCCCATGGGGTGGGACGCCTTCGGCTTGCCGGCGGAGAACGCAGCCATCAAGGAGGGCGTGCACCCGGCCGTCCGCACCGCGGAGAACATCATCTCCTTCAAGAAGGAGATGAAGAGCCTGGGCTACAGCTACGACTGGGAGCGCGAGGTCAACACCAGCGCGCCCGAGTACTACCGCTGGAACCAGTGGTTCTTCATCCAGATGTTGGAGCGCGGGTTGGTCTACCGCCGCTTCAGCAAGGTGAACTGGTGTACGGGCTGCCACACCGTCATCGCCAACGAGCAGGTGAAGGACGGCGTCTGCGAGCGCTGCTCGTCGCCCGTGGTGGACCGGGAGATGCCTGAGTGGGCGTTCCGCATCACCCGCTACTCGCAGGACTTGTTGGACGCGCTGGACACCCTCAAGGAGTGGCCGGACCGCATCACCTCCATGCAGCGCAACTGGATTGGCCGCTCGGATGGCGCCGAGGCGGACTTCCGCGTCCAGGGGCATGACGCCACCCTTCGCGTCTTCACCACGCGGTTGGACACCATCTACGGCTGCACCTACGTGGTGCTCGCGCCGGACCACAAGCTGGTGGCCCAGGTGACGACCCCGGAGCGGCGCGCGGAGGTGGACGCCTTCGTCAAGCGCATGGCGGCGCAGTCCAAGACAGAGCGGCTGGGGGAGGGGACGGAGAAGGAAGGCATCTTCACCGGCGCCCACGCCATCAACCCCTTCACGGGGCAAGTGGTCCCCATCTGGATCGCCAACTTCGTGTTGAGCGACTACGGCACCGGCGCGGTGATGAGTGTGCCCGCGCACGATGAGCGGGACTTCGCGTTCGCGCGCAAGTACGCGTTGCCGGTGAAGGTCGTCATCCAGCCGGCCACGGGCGACAAGTTGCCTGCCGGCGAGGCGATGGAGGCCGCGTATCCGGAGTACGGCGTATTGGTGGACTCGGGTGAGTACACCGGGATGACGTCCGAGGCGGCTCGCCTGGCGATGGCGAAGAAGCTGGAGCAGGACGGCCGTGGCAAGGCGACGGTGACGTTCCGCCAGAAGGACTGGGGCTTCAGCCGCCAGCGCTACTGGGGCACGCCCATCCCCATCGTCTACTGCGGGAAGTGCGACCCGGAGCGCCAGGGCATCCCCGTGCCCTTGGACCAGTTGCCCGTGCGCCTGCCGGAAATCGACGTGCAGGAGGTGTTGACCGGCAAGGGCGAGCCCCCGTTGGCCAAGGTGCCCTCGTGGGTGAATACGACGTGCCCGAAGTGTGGCGGTCCCGCCCGGCGTGAGGCGGAGACGATGGACACGTTCGTCGACTCCTGCTGGTACTTCGCGCGCTACTTGTCGCCGCACTACGACGCCGCGCCGTTCGACCCGAAGGAGGCCCAGCGCTTCCTGCCCGTGGACATCTACGTGGGTGGGCCCGAGCACGCGGTGATGCACTTGCTGTACTTCCGGTTCTGGACCCGGGTGATGAAGCTGTTGGGGTTGAGCCCGGTGGACGAGCCCGTGAAGCGCTTGATCACGCAGGGCATCGTCAACGGCCCCGACGGCCGCAAGATGTCCAAGCGCTGGGGCAACGTGGTGGCGCCCGCCTCCATCGTCCAGAAGTACGGCGCCGACACCGCCCGGGCGTACGTGATGTTCGCGGGTCCGCCGGAGCGCGACTTCGACTGGTCCGACGACCAGGTGGAGGGCGTGTTCCGCTTCCTCAAGCGCGTCTGGACGTTGGCGTCCTCGCACCACGCCGCCGTGGCGGGCGCCACGCATGCGGGCCCGTACGAGGGCAAGGCGCTGGAGATTCGCCGCGCCGCGCACAAGGGGCTCAAGCGCGTGAGCGAGGCCATCGAGCGGCTGTCGTTCAACACGGCCATCGCGGGCACCATGGAGTGCGTCAACGCGCTCTATGCGACGGGCACGCCCGAGACGCCCGCGGAGAAGGCGGCCATGGCGGAGGCGGTGCGGTTGTTGGCGGTGATGCTCACGCCGTTCGCGCCGCACATCGCGGATGAAATCGCCGAGGCGTACGGGAGCAAGGAGCTCACCGTGGCCCAGCCGTGGCCGGACTTCGACCCCGCGTTGGTGGTGGACGACGTCATCCCCTACGCGGTGCAGGTGAACGGCAAGCTGCGCGCGGAGATCCAGGTCGCCGCCAACGCGGCGGAGGCGGACGTCCGCGCCGCGGCCGAGGCGGACGAGCGCGTGCAGGCCGCCATCACCGGCAAGACGGTGCGCAAGTTCGTCTTCGTGCCCAAGCGGCTGGTGAACTTCGTCGTCGGCTGA
- the rpsT gene encoding 30S ribosomal protein S20 — MANTKSAEKRYRQSEKRRARNVTVRTEVKNAVKSAREAIGTKDTAKKTDAVKAASKALNKAASKGVLHKRTASRRISRLAKAAAKSARQA; from the coding sequence TTGGCCAACACCAAGTCCGCAGAGAAGCGTTACCGTCAGTCCGAGAAGCGCCGCGCCCGGAACGTCACCGTCCGCACCGAGGTGAAGAACGCGGTGAAGTCCGCCCGGGAGGCCATTGGCACCAAGGACACCGCCAAGAAGACGGACGCGGTCAAGGCGGCCTCCAAGGCGCTGAACAAGGCCGCCTCCAAGGGCGTGCTGCACAAGCGCACCGCTTCGCGCCGCATCTCGCGCCTCGCCAAGGCCGCCGCCAAGAGCGCGCGCCAGGCCTGA
- a CDS encoding zinc ribbon domain-containing protein — MPTEVLVMCPACGHPQPAGGARCSACGASLPEAPVPAPTGPFVSVDLGAGHSLVGENGRLTYQMPHGVPPSVVDLAQLRALTLESRPFFEALLLTAFGVLGVVASGLALKLVAFALAGLGVLLAAVCRVHALVLEVSSGASVRWSLGLARRGSERDARLLEGWRALALSLRARDVVVRDADGAAPIPPQSEPPEGPRA; from the coding sequence GTGCCCACCGAGGTCCTCGTCATGTGTCCCGCGTGTGGCCACCCCCAACCGGCGGGTGGCGCACGGTGCAGTGCCTGCGGCGCCTCGCTCCCCGAGGCGCCCGTACCCGCGCCCACGGGGCCCTTCGTCTCGGTGGACCTGGGCGCGGGGCACTCACTCGTGGGGGAGAACGGGCGGCTCACCTACCAGATGCCGCATGGGGTTCCGCCGAGTGTGGTGGATCTCGCCCAGCTCCGGGCGCTGACGCTCGAGTCGCGTCCCTTCTTCGAGGCGCTGCTGCTGACGGCCTTCGGCGTGCTGGGCGTGGTGGCCTCGGGGCTCGCGCTCAAGCTCGTGGCCTTCGCGCTCGCGGGGCTGGGGGTGTTGCTCGCCGCGGTGTGCCGGGTGCACGCGCTGGTGCTCGAGGTGTCCTCGGGCGCGAGTGTCCGCTGGTCCCTGGGGCTGGCCCGGCGGGGCTCGGAGCGGGACGCGAGGCTCCTGGAGGGCTGGCGCGCGCTGGCCTTGTCGCTGCGCGCGCGGGACGTCGTCGTGCGGGACGCGGATGGCGCGGCGCCCATCCCTCCCCAGTCGGAGCCTCCCGAGGGACCTCGCGCTTGA
- the mazG gene encoding nucleoside triphosphate pyrophosphohydrolase, whose amino-acid sequence MGTPGAELERLVGIMRRLRAEGGCPWDREQDLRSLRPYLVEEAFEVLDEMDRVAQGGPWHPLCEELGDLLFQIVFHAQLASELGEFTMADVSKAISDKITSRHPHVFGEQQVDGAEQVLANWAKLKAEERKRKTGKEGSVLDGVPTAAPALLRAERLTEKASRIGFDWPDLAGVRGKLAEELAELDAAIATGERDAIEHELGDVLFSLANLARFVKTPAEDALRMAIRRFTTRFQHIESALHDEGVPFGGATLEHMERHWQAAKAQEKALPPPLSLPRAPVSTLRLGVPHLEAQRGFWDSVATTLGWSAPRGAPDTACYDTGSVRLVFHGAERPATGATFTLEAPSTLALIRLRQVMEQAHPGSVVDSSDARLTFRDPAGLMWEYIPFAG is encoded by the coding sequence ATGGGGACCCCCGGGGCCGAGCTGGAACGTCTGGTAGGCATCATGCGGAGGCTGCGCGCCGAGGGCGGCTGCCCCTGGGACCGGGAGCAGGACCTGCGCTCCCTGCGGCCCTACCTCGTCGAGGAGGCCTTCGAGGTCCTCGACGAGATGGACCGTGTGGCCCAGGGCGGCCCCTGGCACCCGCTCTGCGAGGAGCTGGGAGACCTGCTCTTCCAGATTGTCTTCCATGCGCAGCTCGCCTCGGAGCTGGGTGAGTTCACCATGGCCGACGTCAGCAAGGCCATCAGCGACAAGATCACCAGCCGCCACCCCCACGTCTTCGGCGAGCAGCAGGTGGACGGCGCCGAGCAGGTGCTGGCCAACTGGGCGAAGCTCAAGGCCGAGGAGCGCAAGCGCAAGACGGGCAAGGAGGGCTCGGTCCTCGACGGAGTCCCCACGGCCGCCCCCGCGCTGCTGCGCGCCGAGCGGCTCACCGAGAAGGCCAGCCGCATCGGCTTCGACTGGCCGGACCTCGCGGGCGTTCGCGGCAAGCTGGCCGAGGAGCTGGCCGAGCTGGACGCCGCCATCGCCACCGGGGAGCGCGACGCCATCGAGCACGAGCTGGGCGATGTCCTGTTCTCGCTCGCCAACCTCGCGCGCTTCGTGAAGACCCCCGCCGAGGACGCGCTGCGCATGGCCATCCGCCGCTTCACCACGCGCTTCCAGCACATCGAGTCCGCGCTCCACGACGAGGGCGTCCCCTTCGGCGGCGCTACCCTGGAGCACATGGAGCGCCACTGGCAGGCCGCCAAGGCCCAGGAGAAGGCCCTGCCTCCGCCCCTCTCCCTGCCTCGAGCCCCCGTCTCCACCCTGCGGCTGGGTGTCCCCCACCTCGAGGCCCAGCGGGGCTTCTGGGACTCCGTGGCCACCACCCTGGGCTGGAGCGCGCCACGCGGCGCCCCCGACACGGCCTGCTACGACACCGGCTCGGTGCGGCTGGTGTTCCACGGCGCGGAGCGCCCCGCCACGGGGGCCACCTTCACGCTGGAGGCCCCCTCCACCCTGGCCCTGATCCGCCTGCGGCAGGTGATGGAGCAGGCCCACCCTGGCTCCGTCGTCGACTCCAGCGACGCGCGACTGACCTTCCGTGACCCCGCCGGGCTGATGTGGGAATACATCCCCTTCGCCGGATGA
- a CDS encoding DUF4388 domain-containing protein — protein sequence MSLKGTLKDFGIGDILQLIGQQQKTGTLQLDNKDQEVRIGFQDGHIIKVESVTRKRKDLIGAMLVRAELITETQLEAALETQRRTLKRLGDVLVSSQSLTADRFQSMMQLQATETLYRLFTWKAGTYEFIQGPVEPGAEAIHPLRAETVLMEGFRMVDEWPVIRKSIHRDDLCFERLKALPPPREGEEGGELGSIGGTERRVYDEIAVGRDLRKLVDVCCLGEFETCKALHNLVRGEYVRVVHPEGAPAPAPGEERLVSRMVGVVGRVVATMSVLAALAVVVSRVALADPEHTRAATAFADAAAQRHVSDAQRVRIESALEVFLLERGELPERLDALVQAGLLSSDELRYPWREEFYYRRLPARRFILLPPLR from the coding sequence ATGTCCCTGAAAGGAACGCTCAAGGACTTCGGCATCGGCGACATCCTGCAGCTCATCGGGCAGCAGCAGAAGACGGGCACGCTCCAACTGGACAACAAGGACCAGGAGGTGCGCATCGGCTTCCAGGACGGCCACATCATCAAGGTCGAGAGTGTCACCCGGAAGCGCAAGGACCTCATCGGCGCCATGCTGGTGCGCGCCGAACTCATCACCGAGACGCAACTGGAGGCCGCGCTGGAGACGCAGCGGCGGACCCTCAAGCGTCTGGGGGACGTGCTCGTCTCCAGCCAGTCCCTGACGGCGGACCGCTTCCAGTCGATGATGCAGTTGCAGGCGACGGAGACGCTCTATCGCCTCTTCACCTGGAAGGCCGGCACGTACGAGTTCATCCAGGGGCCCGTGGAGCCCGGAGCGGAGGCCATCCATCCGCTGCGCGCTGAAACGGTGCTCATGGAAGGCTTCCGGATGGTGGATGAGTGGCCCGTCATCCGGAAGTCCATCCACCGCGATGACCTCTGCTTCGAGCGCCTCAAGGCGCTGCCTCCGCCGCGCGAGGGCGAAGAGGGCGGAGAGCTGGGGTCCATCGGTGGCACCGAGCGCCGCGTCTACGACGAAATCGCGGTGGGGCGCGACTTGCGCAAGCTCGTGGACGTCTGCTGCCTGGGCGAGTTCGAGACGTGCAAGGCCCTGCACAATCTGGTTCGGGGCGAGTATGTGCGAGTGGTCCACCCCGAGGGGGCTCCCGCGCCCGCGCCGGGGGAGGAGCGGCTGGTCTCCCGCATGGTGGGCGTGGTGGGCCGGGTGGTGGCCACCATGAGTGTGCTCGCGGCCCTGGCGGTGGTGGTGTCCCGGGTGGCGCTCGCCGACCCGGAGCACACGCGGGCAGCCACGGCTTTCGCCGACGCCGCGGCGCAGCGTCATGTTTCCGATGCCCAACGCGTCCGAATCGAGTCCGCCCTGGAAGTGTTCCTTCTGGAACGCGGTGAACTGCCAGAGCGTCTGGATGCCCTGGTCCAGGCTGGATTGTTGAGTTCAGACGAACTCAGATACCCGTGGCGGGAGGAGTTCTACTACCGGCGGCTGCCCGCTCGGCGGTTCATTCTCCTGCCACCCCTGCGCTAG
- the lptE gene encoding LPS assembly lipoprotein LptE, which yields MLLPFRSASRRLRLAVVLGGGACVALLSSGCGYRLAPRSEGLPTEVKTVCAPIFTNDTPEPALETVFTRYLRQELTRVGKLGAGTSCDARVEGAVLQVWSSPTIVGRYFRVHAQIRLRLVREGQQPQETVVFGTEDYLPGSGDVLEAEANRQAAMDRLAEVLMRDGFDRLANAW from the coding sequence ATGTTGCTTCCCTTCAGGTCCGCCTCACGGCGTCTCCGTCTGGCCGTGGTGCTGGGCGGAGGGGCGTGCGTGGCGCTCCTCTCCTCGGGGTGTGGCTATCGCCTCGCGCCACGAAGCGAGGGGCTGCCCACGGAGGTGAAGACGGTGTGTGCGCCCATCTTCACCAACGACACGCCCGAGCCCGCGCTCGAGACAGTCTTCACGCGCTACCTGCGTCAGGAGCTGACGCGGGTGGGGAAGCTCGGCGCCGGGACTTCCTGCGACGCGCGGGTGGAGGGGGCGGTGCTGCAGGTGTGGAGCTCGCCGACCATCGTGGGGCGCTACTTCCGCGTCCATGCGCAGATACGGCTGCGTCTGGTGCGGGAAGGGCAGCAACCCCAGGAGACCGTGGTCTTCGGCACCGAGGACTATCTGCCGGGAAGTGGCGACGTCCTCGAGGCTGAAGCGAATCGTCAGGCGGCCATGGACCGACTGGCGGAGGTGTTGATGCGCGACGGGTTTGATCGGCTGGCCAACGCCTGGTGA
- a CDS encoding PhoH family protein: MRNPATLEAPAAVTASAKVDVRDNETALALCGNQNENLKLMERRLGVRVGQRGTEFHLSGPSDAVAFAVRLLENLEGMIRAGRPVYREDVEQGIKVLGRGAESLQEVMLGPVLKSTGNRQIAPKSIAQKRYVDAIRAHDIVFGIGPAGTGKTYLAMAMAVAFLQERKVKRIILARPAVEAGEKLGFLPGDLQEKVNPYLRPLYDALHDMMAAERAAHLVEQGVVEVAPLAFMRGRTLNDAFVILDEAQNTTVEQMKMFLTRLGYNSKAVITGDVTQVDLPTGKLSGLSHARAVLKNIEGIHFAEFSDLDVVRHPLVQEVIRAYDKADVAQREAQAAREAAQSAAAAAPQSEAAPLSSVPSEAAVG; the protein is encoded by the coding sequence TTGCGAAACCCCGCCACGTTGGAAGCGCCCGCAGCCGTCACCGCCTCCGCCAAGGTGGACGTCCGTGACAATGAGACGGCCCTGGCGCTGTGCGGCAACCAGAACGAAAACCTCAAACTGATGGAGCGACGCCTCGGGGTCCGGGTGGGACAACGGGGGACGGAGTTCCACTTGTCTGGCCCCTCCGACGCAGTGGCCTTCGCCGTGCGTCTCCTGGAGAACCTGGAGGGGATGATTCGCGCGGGGCGTCCCGTCTACCGCGAGGACGTCGAGCAGGGCATCAAGGTGCTCGGCCGGGGCGCGGAGTCGCTCCAGGAAGTCATGCTGGGGCCTGTGCTCAAGAGCACGGGCAACCGGCAGATTGCTCCCAAGAGCATTGCCCAGAAGCGTTACGTGGACGCCATCCGCGCCCACGACATCGTCTTCGGCATCGGTCCCGCGGGTACGGGCAAGACGTACCTGGCCATGGCCATGGCGGTCGCCTTCCTCCAGGAGCGCAAGGTCAAGCGCATCATCCTGGCGCGGCCCGCGGTGGAGGCGGGTGAGAAGCTGGGCTTCCTGCCCGGCGACTTGCAGGAGAAGGTGAACCCCTACCTACGCCCGCTCTACGACGCGCTTCACGACATGATGGCCGCCGAGCGCGCGGCGCATCTGGTGGAGCAGGGCGTGGTGGAAGTGGCGCCGCTGGCCTTCATGCGTGGCCGCACGCTCAACGACGCCTTCGTCATCCTCGACGAGGCGCAGAACACGACCGTGGAGCAGATGAAGATGTTCCTGACGCGCCTGGGCTACAACAGCAAGGCCGTCATCACCGGTGACGTGACGCAGGTGGACCTCCCCACGGGGAAGCTGTCCGGCCTGTCCCACGCCCGCGCGGTGCTCAAGAACATCGAGGGCATCCACTTCGCGGAGTTCTCCGACCTGGACGTCGTCCGCCACCCGTTGGTGCAGGAGGTCATCCGCGCCTACGACAAGGCGGATGTGGCCCAGAGGGAGGCCCAGGCTGCTCGCGAGGCCGCCCAGTCGGCCGCGGCGGCGGCCCCTCAGTCCGAGGCCGCCCCCCTGTCCTCCGTGCCCTCGGAGGCAGCGGTCGGCTGA
- a CDS encoding SusC/RagA family TonB-linked outer membrane protein, translated as MKGRVADRLTNEGLPLVRVIIKGTTQGVETELDGTFSLPNVPPGSVTLLFSSQDYGEREVRVGPTQRELNVALDNIFSEEMVVVGRASELARKHLANSVATVNAEEMNRAPAQTIDQALQGKVAGANIQANSGAPGGGIQMRLRGVSTINGSTAPLYVIDGVLVSDVAIGNGMYVVTESVRGSNPNPTQDNQVNRIADINPNDIESIEILKGASAAAIYGSKAANGVVIINTKRGKAGDPKVEITQRLGMYTLANTLGTRRFETVEEAVEVFGPRARDYFTGKTYDHEKELAGRRDLSTETLASVSGASGNTKYFASALLRDDAGIIKNTGYEKQSFRLNLSQTVGEVVEVNVATNLIHTLGQRGLTNNDNQTITNYMVMPTVPEFLNMEPDAAGVYPRNPFLANGANPLQTSALVKNDEDVWRFMGSGDATIHLWKTDEHHLRVLANAGVDRFQQENKLLFPPELNFEPIDDTFPGTSLFGTSQVRNINSGVNLVHSYKPASKFLSATTSAGVQFEERRIDSKYVVSENLSAGQPGIDSGTVIGVRDNESHVRDRGYYVQEELLLLDERLTLVGAVRGEQTSANGNANKLYFYPKLASAYRIPSPVPAIHELKVRVAYGETGNQPLYGMKFSGMNSRANVQGTPGILGTGVAGDPNIRPERQREIEAGVDALFLEGDVMLELSVYQRAISDMLLQRALPASTGFTTQFVNGGSLRNRGVEAMLQVTPVRGNFEWTSSATFALNRSKVTSLPVAPFQAGGFGNSLGSFYIEQGQSATQIIGNVGRDANNNPIVRKIGDTEPTFTMGFANTLRYQDLTLSFMFHWQQGSDIVNLTRYLYDDAGTSVDFETAGRQRVEARRTSATVYIEDATFLKLREVTLSYNLPKSWVSAIPKLQSARLSLSGRNLLTFTGYSGLDPEVSNFGNQAIARNIDVAPFPPSRSFWTSLDVGF; from the coding sequence GTGAAGGGCCGGGTCGCGGACCGGCTGACGAACGAGGGCCTGCCCCTGGTGCGCGTCATCATCAAGGGCACCACGCAAGGCGTGGAGACGGAGCTGGACGGAACGTTCTCGCTGCCCAACGTCCCGCCGGGCTCCGTCACGCTGCTCTTCTCCAGCCAGGACTATGGCGAGCGTGAAGTGCGCGTGGGCCCCACCCAGCGCGAGCTCAACGTCGCGCTCGACAACATCTTCTCCGAGGAGATGGTCGTGGTGGGCCGCGCCAGTGAGCTGGCCCGCAAGCACCTGGCCAACTCCGTGGCCACCGTCAACGCGGAGGAGATGAACCGCGCCCCCGCGCAGACCATCGACCAGGCCCTCCAGGGCAAGGTGGCCGGCGCCAACATCCAGGCCAACTCCGGCGCCCCCGGCGGCGGCATCCAGATGCGCCTGCGCGGCGTGTCCACCATCAACGGCTCCACGGCGCCGCTCTACGTCATCGACGGTGTGCTCGTCAGCGATGTGGCCATCGGCAACGGCATGTACGTGGTGACCGAGTCCGTGCGCGGCTCCAACCCGAACCCGACGCAGGACAACCAGGTCAACCGCATCGCGGACATCAACCCCAACGATATCGAGAGCATCGAAATCCTCAAGGGTGCCTCCGCCGCCGCCATCTACGGCTCCAAGGCCGCCAACGGCGTCGTCATCATCAACACCAAGCGCGGCAAGGCCGGGGACCCCAAGGTCGAAATCACCCAGCGGCTGGGCATGTACACGCTGGCCAACACGCTGGGCACCCGCCGCTTCGAGACCGTCGAGGAGGCCGTGGAGGTCTTCGGTCCCCGGGCCCGGGACTACTTCACGGGCAAGACGTACGACCACGAGAAGGAGCTGGCCGGCCGCCGCGACCTGTCCACGGAGACACTCGCCAGCGTGAGCGGCGCCAGCGGCAACACCAAGTACTTCGCCTCCGCGTTGCTCCGCGATGACGCGGGCATCATCAAGAACACCGGCTACGAGAAGCAGTCGTTCCGCCTCAACCTGAGCCAGACGGTGGGCGAGGTGGTGGAGGTCAACGTCGCCACCAACCTCATCCACACGCTGGGCCAGCGCGGCCTCACCAACAACGACAACCAGACCATCACCAACTACATGGTGATGCCCACCGTGCCCGAGTTCCTGAACATGGAGCCGGACGCCGCGGGCGTCTACCCCAGGAACCCGTTCCTGGCCAACGGCGCCAACCCGCTGCAGACCTCCGCCCTCGTGAAGAACGACGAGGACGTGTGGCGCTTCATGGGTTCCGGTGACGCGACCATCCACCTGTGGAAGACGGACGAGCACCACCTGCGTGTGCTGGCCAACGCGGGCGTGGACCGCTTCCAGCAGGAGAACAAGCTGCTGTTCCCGCCCGAGCTCAACTTCGAGCCCATCGACGACACGTTCCCGGGCACGTCGCTGTTCGGCACCAGCCAGGTGCGCAACATCAACTCCGGCGTCAACCTGGTGCACTCGTACAAGCCGGCGTCGAAGTTCCTCTCGGCCACGACGTCCGCGGGTGTCCAGTTCGAAGAGCGCCGCATCGACTCCAAGTACGTCGTCAGCGAGAACCTCAGCGCGGGTCAGCCCGGCATCGACTCCGGCACCGTGATTGGCGTGCGCGACAACGAGTCGCACGTGCGCGACCGCGGCTACTACGTCCAGGAGGAGCTGCTCCTCCTCGATGAGCGGCTGACCCTGGTGGGCGCCGTCCGCGGCGAGCAGACCAGCGCCAACGGCAACGCCAACAAGCTCTACTTCTACCCGAAGCTGGCGTCCGCCTACCGCATCCCCTCTCCCGTGCCCGCCATCCACGAGCTCAAGGTGCGCGTGGCCTACGGCGAGACGGGCAACCAGCCCCTCTACGGCATGAAGTTCAGCGGCATGAACTCCCGCGCCAACGTCCAGGGTACGCCGGGCATCCTCGGCACGGGCGTCGCGGGTGACCCGAACATCCGTCCGGAGCGTCAGCGCGAAATCGAGGCGGGCGTCGACGCCCTCTTCCTCGAGGGCGACGTGATGCTGGAGCTGTCCGTGTACCAGCGCGCCATCAGCGACATGCTGCTGCAGCGCGCCCTGCCGGCGTCCACGGGCTTCACCACCCAGTTCGTCAACGGTGGCTCGCTGCGCAACCGCGGCGTGGAGGCCATGCTCCAGGTCACCCCCGTGCGCGGCAACTTCGAGTGGACGAGCTCCGCGACGTTCGCGCTCAACCGCAGCAAGGTGACGAGCCTGCCGGTGGCGCCCTTCCAGGCGGGTGGCTTCGGCAACAGCCTGGGTTCGTTCTACATCGAGCAGGGCCAGTCGGCGACGCAGATCATCGGCAACGTCGGCCGCGACGCGAACAACAACCCCATCGTGAGGAAGATTGGCGACACCGAGCCCACCTTCACCATGGGCTTCGCCAACACGCTGCGCTACCAGGACCTCACGCTGTCCTTCATGTTCCACTGGCAGCAGGGCAGCGACATCGTCAACCTGACGCGCTACCTCTATGACGACGCCGGCACCTCGGTCGACTTCGAGACGGCAGGCCGTCAGCGCGTCGAGGCCCGCCGGACGAGCGCCACCGTCTACATCGAGGACGCGACGTTCCTGAAGCTGCGCGAGGTGACGCTCAGCTACAACCTGCCCAAGAGCTGGGTGTCCGCCATCCCGAAGCTGCAGAGCGCGCGGCTGAGCCTCAGCGGCCGCAACCTGCTGACGTTCACCGGCTACTCGGGTCTGGACCCCGAGGTGAGCAACTTCGGCAACCAGGCCATCGCGCGCAACATCGACGTCGCCCCCTTCCCCCCTAGCCGCAGCTTCTGGACGTCGCTCGACGTCGGGTTCTAA